TTCAATTAACCTAATCCGTTAATTTGTTGACCCATAAGGTGTTCTGAAACTAAAAAGAATACCCCAAGGGTATTCTTTTTAATGTTTAACTAAATTTATGTAGAGGTGCTACAAAGCACCTTCCATAATTTTTTCTTTAGATAAGGCTAATTGAATTTGATTCATTTGCTGTGTAAGAAGCGTTGTTGTACTTGGCGGTAAATTTGTTTCGGAAAGTACATCTTTATAATCATCAATGGCCGCTTTTTCTCCGCGAATCACTTCCTCTAAAATGGCTTCTTTATCATCCGAGGCGAAAAGTGATTTTACATCAATCCATGCTCTGTGTGCAGCCGCTGTAATGCTTCCCCCTTTATCTACTTTCTGACCAAAACTTGTGATTTCTGTTTTCAGTTGATGGCCAAAATCATATCGCTGTTGACTCTTATTGGTAAAAAAGGTTTTTAACAGTCTATTTTCTGTTTTTTCTGCTGCTTTTTTATACCCCTTTTCAGCATCATATGTTTTTTCTAATAGGTTGTTTAGTTTTTTTCCTATGGTCTCTGTATACGTACTCATGCTATTTTGTTTTAAAGTGAGTGAGATAATTTAATTTTTATGCTTATCTCTTTACATGCACTCCAAGTTAGGCATAAGCTATTTAATTTAATATTTCAAAAAAATATAAAATTGACGTGATTGCCAAGCTATTGAGTGGTAATTGCCATTGTTAACGCTAAAAGGCAAAAATATTTATTGCTCAGAGCGCTATTTAAAATGATCAACTTTGAAATCTATTTGCTCGAATTTGGCATGCTAAAATTCTTGGGAAAGTCTAAAGTTCTTATAGGGAAAGGGATATTAATATCATTTTGATCAAAAGCCTTTTTGATATAAATCATAGCTTCGGTTTTGGCTTTGGCAACTTCCAGAGCTGAAGTTGAATCTATCCAAAATCGCGTTTCAAAATTTATGCTACTATCTCCAAATTCTTTATAAAGGAAAATCACATTATCTTCGCCTTCAACAGAATTAAATTTTTCAGCAATGGTCTTTTTTACCAGATTCCTTACAAATTCTAAATCTGAAGAATAACCAACGCCACAATGCATGATCACTCTAGACTGTGAGGTAGACGAAAAGTTTTTTATGGGGTTTTCAAGTACTAATTTATTGGGTAAATACACTAAATTATTATCAGGTTGACGTATGGTCACCGCTCGTAAATCGATGTCTACAACTTCTCCTTCGTAATTATTGCTTTCAATCCAATCTCCAAATTTTATTTGTTTTATATAGGATAAAACTATACCAGAAAAAGTATTTGACAATGCTCCTTGTAGTGCTAGTCCAACGGCTAGACCAGCAACACCAGCACCAGCTAAAATGGTATTTAGTGTTTTACTTAAATCTAAAATTCCAAGAATTAAAAATAGCCCTAATAGAATTACAAACACTGAAATTAGTTTTGCAATTACATTTTTCATAGATTTTTGAAGGCTACTTTTACTTAATACTTTCAGCGTTAGTTTACTTAGGTATTTAGAAAGGAGCACAACAATAAAAAAGACAAGTAGAGCAATAACTATATTTGGAAGGTTTACTATGAATTGATCTAACCAGGTATCTAACCGCATTAACATTTTATCCCAGGCCTTGCTTATTTGAATTTTCATAATTTAAGGGTATTCTTTTAAAAGATTTAAATTTAAGTGATGCCTTAATAACGGTAAAAAAAATGACTTTAACAGTAAATAAAGTCGTTAAAGTCATTTTTAAAAAAACCAACCAAATCTTAATTACCTAAAATTAAAAGTATATGGCAACATCCATGTGCTTTATCACAAATTTGATTAACTGCTTTGATTTTTATCCAATTTAATTGTAATAAGAACCTTAAATTTAACTGTATAAACTTTAGAATTCATGATTAGAAATCTTATAAAATTTGTTAGGGAACTTGGCACTAAGGTGTTAAAAAGCATTGCTTTTTATCCAGTTTTACTAGCAATTTCTTTTTTTATAATTGCTTTATTAATTCTCAAAATAGAAAATTCAGAGTTTATAGCTACTATTAAACAAGAATTACCCTTTTTATTTATTTCAGATTTTGAAACAGCAAGGACTATTTTAACCACAT
The sequence above is drawn from the Cellulophaga sp. Hel_I_12 genome and encodes:
- a CDS encoding mechanosensitive ion channel family protein: MKIQISKAWDKMLMRLDTWLDQFIVNLPNIVIALLVFFIVVLLSKYLSKLTLKVLSKSSLQKSMKNVIAKLISVFVILLGLFLILGILDLSKTLNTILAGAGVAGLAVGLALQGALSNTFSGIVLSYIKQIKFGDWIESNNYEGEVVDIDLRAVTIRQPDNNLVYLPNKLVLENPIKNFSSTSQSRVIMHCGVGYSSDLEFVRNLVKKTIAEKFNSVEGEDNVIFLYKEFGDSSINFETRFWIDSTSALEVAKAKTEAMIYIKKAFDQNDINIPFPIRTLDFPKNFSMPNSSK
- a CDS encoding PA2169 family four-helix-bundle protein, whose amino-acid sequence is MSTYTETIGKKLNNLLEKTYDAEKGYKKAAEKTENRLLKTFFTNKSQQRYDFGHQLKTEITSFGQKVDKGGSITAAAHRAWIDVKSLFASDDKEAILEEVIRGEKAAIDDYKDVLSETNLPPSTTTLLTQQMNQIQLALSKEKIMEGAL